GCCGAGTCCTTCGCCGGGCTCCGGGCCATCCCCACCGCCCCCTCGATGTGCTGCAGGGTGGCGTTCTCGAAGGGGAGGAAAGAGTCGGCCAGATTGCCGGTTCCCGCCCGCGCGGGATCGTTCCAGTACGGGCAGCCGGCCTGGATGACGTGCCCCTTCTCCACGCGGTGGAAGCCGATGCCGTCGTACTTCCCCCTCCCCACCAGATCCACGAAGTTCGCCACCGTCAACGGGTTCACCGAGTCGTGGAGGAGGATGTAGAAGTTGCCGATGTCGGTGTCCATACAAACCACGGGCGTCTGGTCTGTGGGGAGCGGGACGAGGGCGCCGGTGTCTCCGCCGCAGGAGGCGGCGGCGGCGAGGAGCAGGATTGACAACAGGTAAATGCGTTTCATGTCGGTCCTTTCCCGGAAGAGGAGCTGCCGGTTCGTCAACGACACCCTATCATAACACTTCGAAATTCGAGCCTGGGTGGACCGGCGGTCGTCAATCCGACGCGCCCTTCCGCCCAAGCGACAGCCAGGCCTTTACCTCGGCGACCAGGCCCTGGAAGAACCACCAGAGGGGGAAGTAGACCCTCGAGCGGAAGCCGA
The nucleotide sequence above comes from bacterium. Encoded proteins:
- a CDS encoding peptidylprolyl isomerase translates to MKRIYLLSILLLAAAASCGGDTGALVPLPTDQTPVVCMDTDIGNFYILLHDSVNPLTVANFVDLVGRGKYDGIGFHRVEKGHVIQAGCPYWNDPARAGTGNLADSFLPFENATLQHIEGAVGMARSPAKDSAGSQFYVCLAPRPHLDGDYVVFGQVIAGMEVVYHVEVGTIIEKAGVLTYGDFLDKARRGELGIHPEVTEMPAFEISPSGK